CTCAAGACAAGAATTAGTCCATTTCCATCTCAAAAAGCAGTAGATGACTATTAAACCACAATGCATCAGGTAACCTTCACGCTCAGATTGCATTCAATTGCTATCCAGACAAAAGAACCTATAGTAGATCATTACTAAATTGGGGTAGTTTGAAAAGAGTTTAGGTCTGGCGGGCTTCTACGGTTTAGGGAAGAATACCaagatttacattttttttaacttcttGTATAAGCATGTGCATTTTGTTAGCAGTGTCAAAAACTATTGTATAAAACATTTTGCAGGGGGTTTTGTTGATTATATAACTGAATTTGGGCATTCAAAGAGTTTGGAAGTTCTGAGATTTATGGTACCGTGCGTCGTATAAGGCTAAGAAGTCACCATTACATCTCTTATATTAAGAGCCAATATTAGAATGAGTGTTGTGCAAGTTAATTAAGTTATGCATATTGATTTTAAGGCTAATATGTGGTGTTATGTATAAGTACACACCACTTATATTCTCTCGAAGAATACATAAGTTTATATAGCAGCATAATGATTGtgaacattgaaaaatctcaagtaacTTAAACTATCATGCTAGATGCTAAACTTTTCTAATCTTTGCTTACCAAAGTTGATGACTAGGCAGTGATTTGTATTGAGCACCAGTGATTTGCACCCCTTTTCCCTTCTCCcataattatcaagataaaattgttgatttttgttttctttcattgTGTTTccctttttcaaaaattaagaTAGAAAGGGAATGCTATGATAATTTGAGGTTTTCGTTGTGATATCCATATGTGTACTTTAGCGGGTACAAAAAAAGAGATTTGGTTTTGCAGATATTTTCATTAGTAATGCTTTTATGGTTTTCTTTTATGTTGGGAAAATTGGGATTCCTTTTAAAAGACTATTGCTCATATGGTTAGGAAGTACTTACAGGAACTTCGCTTTCTTTATCGGACACTAGAAAAATAGTGGAAGCTGAATTTTTGAGGGCTGGCTTATAGATGGATGGCTTCCTAATCTGTATAACTACCATGTTTAGCATTATTATCGATTCTTCATTAATCCATTCACGGTtaatcaatttgaaatttcattcatcTCTTACAACCTATTGATTTGTCCATTTTATTATTCAGGTTTGTCGAAAACTTGCTCAAAGAGCAGACTGTCAGTGTGGTTTTAGCTGGTTGTAAATAATATCATCTCTTTGTAAATAATACTTTATTGTTCTTGGTTAGATTGtaaataacactttaaaatctCTCGCAGCGTAAAcattttatatgtaaaataatatTACCTTAAACGGTCTTAAAACCTGCAGCATCGTGCGGGGGCTCAATTGCTAGTGTCTTCTATTACGTGGAAACGTTCATGTGAGAAATATAGTGTAAACAAGTCTTGTGGATACAATGAATTCCAAACTGAGTCTGATGTTTGTCAACATTTTGCACTATCAAACACTTAAAACTAGACAAGATAACTTTGTAGAGAatgaaagaggaaagaaaataacGTTCTTGGCTAGTTATTTTCTGCAGACGAGTTTCCCTGTATATAAAAGATAAAGGTGGCTTTTTGATTAAGCAACCATTCAAACAGACTACGCAAAGTTGGATGCAGTGTTAAACGAGCAAGGGTGCTGtaaaaacttcttttcgaatgaTTCCACTCAAAGAAGTTTGGAAGCTCTGCTAACATCAACTTTACCTAAGACACACAAAAGACGTATTTTGACCCTATTGGACAGGTGAGGTCAAAAAAGCTAGGACATGAGGGTAGTGACCCATAGGGTATAAGGCACGTGAGAACTTTAACTGGAAAATCAATGGAAGGAGTGGAAGTTACTGGGAGCCTTTGCAAAGTTTATTCTTTTACCGATGTGAGACTCTTTAACCTTCACATCCTCACATGCACTTTCATGTGAGGTGAATTTTCAAACCAAATACGTGGAGAACACAAATTGGATGATGTGGGGCACATGTGATAATTAGGCTTTACATTTGGGCCATCACTACTAGGAAACCAGTTATTAGTGGCGTTTTGAAAACCGacaaaaaacatatattattgtcgaattttaagcaaaatccgacagaaaatggatgcagtggcggatataataagcgacagaattGTCTGCGTCATGAAATTAATTTTtcgacagaaaatactctaaaaccgacagaaattgtgtcggatataaccaaCAGAAACTTTCTGTCGGATAAATCTGACagaaaatgattaaaccatccgacaaaaattaattaaaaatgcataaataaaaccATTTACTGTCGGCTAAAACCGACAGGAATAAATTCATAATGAACAAATAAAAGCATTTcctgtcggataaaaccgacaagaattatattaataataaaaaaaaatttaaatcactTTCTGGATTTTCCATATCTCCTCGTTCACCACCCGACCTTGCCTGAGCTCGATCTCGCCGGTGACTATCAGGTTCCTTAAAGTCTTAGGCAAGGGAGCAATAGTGGACACCGTTTTCTTAGTCCAAGACCCGTCATCCAACCCCTCCGCCCATCCCCACTGTATGTTACCATTGTTTGCCTCCCTCCATCACTTCATCCAACCCTGGTTCAAAGTCTTAGGCAAGGCAACTAGCACTAATATATACAGTTGATCGGAAAAGAAGCAAAGTAATTTAATTAACTACCTTCAAATTATTCCAAGCAATCAAGTGGACTAATCGATGGATTGGAGAGAGCAACTGCATAGCTGCGCAACCAAAATACCAAATCCAATGTTTAATAATTTCTGATGAGAAGCCATtcacaataaaaaatcatcaaagaaCTAAAAACCCAACAAGCAAAGTACCAAAAGCAGACGACTTTAACGAAACGAAACCTGGTCGAGTGAAGGGGAAGAGACGAATTGGTGGACTTACGTGAAAGCTCAGAAGGCGTGGGCTTTTGCGTCTTCGTTTTCTGGGTCTGACAGAACGGCGTCTAGGGTTGAATTGAGGAAGCTGATGAGCTCTGAGACGGAGGTTTGGGGTTGATCGACTGATTGGGAGAGTGAGTTTAGGATTTCTTGAAGAAGGGGGAAGGACCGGTCAAGATTGTCCGCCATGGGAACTCTGCAACTTCTCAAGCTTGAACAAGAAGAAGCAGATGAGTTGGTGCGTGTTGTAATTTCAATTCCCAGAGATAGAGAGAGCAGCCGAGGCTTTAACGAACAGAATAGAAAAGAAgagaggagaaggagaaggaaatgaggaCAGGAGAATAGGGGAAAGGAAGAAGCATCGGCGCAAGGAAGATGGAGGGGTTTTAAAAATTTAGGTTATTTTAATTATTGTCGGTTAAAACtgacagaattttttttttaaataaaaaccgaCAGACAAAtttcattactgtcggttataaccgacagaaacaaAATGGCGGCAAAATTCCCTCTGAAAATTTTAGattccccccaaaattttgttacgatttaaaaaaataaaataataattgtttggtttaataaataaataaataatatgtatttaaatagaatatgtttttaaaatttaaataaataattttttggtttaatagataatttttacacttttggtttaatagagAATAATGCATGTAAAATAtgcgataaagaaacaaaaaaagaattgtacaatgaaaatgtcatgacacaaactaaatattgtctaatcaatacttgaaaaacataaataaatattgtctaatgaataaatttgatattcaatttaaaatatttacatttatacttaatggaagtataacattaactctaagtgtttgtttaatctaccattttgatacgatacgcattctacgaagcgtttttcaacgatccaaccgtcaaacttgtttgtacacactccgagatcgcatacgtaaaaatcacaaaaaaaaaacattaagagattaggtaacggattaaaagttttcaacggttataaacgaaaaatcacaatttaacggttactttagctccgattttggtgattttttacagctacactcctcgaccctataagaatgcattgaatgaattcgatcttcaatttaaaatatttacactagtggataaatcttattttatacgtaatagaagtataacattaactctaagtgtttgtttaatctaccgttttgatgcgatacgcattctatgaagcgtttttcaacgatcgaaccgtcaaacttatttgtacacactccgagattgcatacgtaaaaaatcgtaaaaaacaaacattcacagaTTACGTACCAACAAaggttttcgacggttataaacgaaaaatcacaatttaacggttattttagctccgattttaatgattttttacagctacactcctcgaccctataaaaatgtaatgaatgaatttgatcttcacttaaaaatatttacactagtgaataccacaaaatcttattttatacttaatagaagtataacattaactcttaagtgtttatttaatttaccattttgacgcgatacacattctacgaaatgtttttcaatgatctaaccgtcaaacttgtttgtacacattccgagatcacatacgtaaaaaatcacaaaaaacaaacgttcagaaattaggtaacaaaacaaaagttttcgacggttataaacgaaaaatcacaatttaacggttattttagctccgattttgatgattttttacagctacactcctcgaccctataagaatgcattgaatgaattcgatcttcaatttaaaatatttacactagtggataaatcttatttatacttaatggaaatataacattaactctaagtatTTGTTtgatctaccgttttgatgcgatacgcattctacgaagcgtttttcaacgatcaaaccgtcaaacttatttgtacacactccgggattgcatacgtaaaaaatcgtaaaaacaaacattcacagaTTACGTaccggaacaaaagttttcgacggttataaacgaaaaatcacaatttaacggttatttgagctccgattttaatgattttttacagctacacttctcgaccctataagaatgtaatgaatgaatttgatcttcaatttaaaatatttacaatagtgaataccacaaaatcttattctatacttaatagaagtataacattaactcttaagtgtttatttaatctaccattttaacgcgatacacattctacgaaacttttttcaatgatctaaccgtcaaacttgtttgtacacactccaagatcacatacgtaaaaaatcacaaaaaacaaacgttcAAAGAgtaggtaacaaaacaaaagttttcgacggttataaacgaaaaatcataatttaacggttattttagctacgattttgatgattttttgcagctacactcctcaatcctataagaatgcaatgaatgaattcgatcttcaatttaaaatatttacactagtggataaatcttattttatacttaatggaagtataacattaactcttaagtgtttgtaaaatttatcaatttgataggatatgcattctacgaaactagtttcaacaatccaactgtcaaatatgttcatatatactatgagatagcatgtgtaaaaaatcgcaaaaaatataatatttaaaacatgtgtttatttatttttaattaatataacattttaaaataataaaatcagacATGATAAAGTACACCAGATGTTCATATGTGTTTATGTGCCAGACAATGTGCATTGTGACGCATTGgaaaaaattgtttaaatttctttgtatcttgttgcttgcctgtgagggagcataatccttattacaaaaatgatagaGTTTTAGATTGTAGTCTGTTGTTATTATTCTCTCAGAAAATTTATGGCTTGTGGGAATTGAGTTCATTAGACTTTAGggtcatgagtgaaaaaaaaaattttaatatgtatttatttatttatttttaatcaatataacattttaaaataataaaaatttcatttatgtcggttataacagccagaatactaaaataataaccgtcataaagtaaaataataaaatagtcaatttttatcggttataaccgccactattaacttaaaaaccgccagcatatgtaaaaaatattaaaaaaaaagattcaaaaataCCGCCAGTAAATATCCacaattattttctttatatcCGCCAGTAAATATCCGCCAGaaatttatgtcggatataaccgacaataTTTTTGTAATATCCGCCAGTAATTAAATTATCTGTCGGATATAATTTATCCGACAAAattttctaatatccgccaccatcatccgccacctaaagctaatattgtagtagtgcatcctgctctaataccatgaagaaagttaaggttccaccataaaaccaattggttaTATGAGGAGTAGGCCAACCTATTAGCCCTTGCAAGGTATCTCCTTTCACTGATGTAagactcttttaccttcacatcctCACGCTATTTAGTATGCCATGGTAATAGAAATTTACATTCATGAACCTCTTTTATAATGCGAGAATGATGAGTTCATCAGCAGAGTAACAATGAATAGtatgagattgtccatcataaGAAGCATAAGATCCTCTAATAATTGGCTTAAATTCTTGTAGAATGGTAACTCAATATTTCTTTCCTGCTTTCTAAAGCACGTGAGAACCTGGTACAAAAATGGCTAACGGATTAAAATCCGATTTGAGATTTAAATTTAAAGCTACATATGAGAATGAAAACAACTTACAACTGCAAATGTTTTGATGGCGTTGTTTTATCTCAAGTGATGGTTGTGCAGCCCCAAAGGCCTCATACGATTGGAATTAGATTTAGTTCAAATGTAAAAAAGAGAGGGCTTTAAAATTGACCTTGTCAGAAGGAACTGTTGTAGAGAAAGAGAGGTTACTAAGTATTACGAACTAAGTCATGGTCCAAGAAAATGTGTTAGATCTCAACGAATTATGGGCTTCGGAAAGGCAGTATGGAGATATGTCAATGCATTCACAAGCTGCTTTGTAATGCAGAATTTACTTCTCCATGGCAATAAAGAAAGTTGCAACGTCAAAAAATCTCAACGAGTTATGGGCTTAGGTAAGGGCAATATGGAGATATGTCGGCGGAAACCATAGTTTTCGGCCTTAATCTTGACGGGCTCATGGTATATCATGAGTCTGCTCGGGATTCTCTTCAAAAACGACATATTACACGTCCAATTCTGACATCAAAAAATTTCTTGTTACCTTTTTTGTCGCCATACCAATTGAATCCAATATTTCCAACTATAATTCTTACTTTCcagaatttgaaatattttattttctttatctttattCAGACGAGTTGTCCTACTTCAGTTGAGAAATCCTTTTTCTGTATATTCATGCACAAGAAGCAATGAGATCCTCTAATTATATGCTTCCATTATGCAAGACTGAGCTCTCTCTGTCCTCCGTTTTGATTATCAGAGAAAATTAGTCAAGGCTGTGACAAAGCCACAGACATGATACACAAAGAACCCGACACAATGTAACTTtcattgaagaagaagcagaggTCATTGAGagttttattatattttcaaaataattacaaGATGGGAGAAGGATACAAAGTTTTCTGCGGTGTACAactgttaaaatttaaaacaaactaGAAAACCAGAACTTACAAGATTTTGGATGCCATTGTTTTCACTTTCCTCCTGTGCAGAATCTAGGCTGCTCAGAATTGGTGATTCGGATTGCACAAAGTATCTCCACCCAGTCCGGTGCAGGTTTTATGTACAAGCAGACGTTTACAGCATGAGAAGAAGTTTATTGATATACAAAGTTCTACTATCAGCTACAAATCCTCAATTACAGAATGAGGACGATCAGATTACAAACATTAGAATTGCCGTTAAACCGGTCTCCAATACTTTTGATAGCAAATGTAGTGGATTAAACCTAGCTGGCCAAAACAAATTCTTCAATTCGAATGAGTTCTCTAGCCACATCCACCATGTATGGCCTTCCTTCAATGTCATCTCGAATGCATAACAATGCCAGTTCAAGGAAATCATGCAACTGCTGTTGTACTTGCTCATTCCCCCTCACTTCCTCATAGATTTTCGGATCAACAATTTCCCCAATTCGACCATCACAACCACGAACATATGGAATCATTGGAATTCCTTCCACCCCCAAAAATGCCCAACATTCTCGTCCCGTCAGGAATACAAGTAAAAGCACACCAAAGCTATAAACATCAGTTTTTTCTGTAATGCGATTAGACCACAGGTAGACAGGGTCAATGTACCCAATTGTCCCAGTcacatcatcttcaacatccgATTCCATAGGAGGAATGGTTATAGAGAGCGAGAAGTTGTGAAGTTTGGGAACATAGTCATCATCCAAGAACAGGCAGCTGGGTTTCAGATCCCTATGAATGATGGGTCCGGCAAAAGCGGTATGGAGATATGAAACTGCACTGGCAACCTGCTTTGCAATACACAATCTAATGTTCCATGGTAGTATGATTTGATCTTCATTAGCCCCTCTTAAACTTGCATCAGGGTTGAGAACTCCTTTTGCTACGTATTCATGCACTAGCACTGGTATAGGGAACTCTAAGCAGCAGCCCAAGAGTTTCAAAACATTCTCATGGTTGCTCATCTGTAATGAAATGACAATGTCACGAATAACCCTAGACCTGCTCCTATCCTCATTTGGACCGTTCCCAAGGGGGTACTTTTTAACGATAATTGATCGGCCATCTAGAAATCCCCTGAAAATTTCGTAGCATGAATACCTTTCTACAATGCGAGAAGGATGGAAGTTGTTAGTTGCCCTGATGAGGTCATCAGCAGAGTAACAATGAATAGGATGTGATTCGCCATCACCAGAAGCAAAGAGATCCTCTAATAACTTTTTTAGATTCTTGTAGTATGACGACTCGATATAT
This genomic interval from Malus domestica chromosome 05, GDT2T_hap1 contains the following:
- the LOC103436343 gene encoding non-functional pseudokinase ZED1-like, with product MPSKLVKLFSRLPFFRRKERYIESSYYKNLKKLLEDLFASGDGESHPIHCYSADDLIRATNNFHPSRIVERYSCYEIFRGFLDGRSIIVKKYPLGNGPNEDRSRSRVIRDIVISLQMSNHENVLKLLGCCLEFPIPVLVHEYVAKGVLNPDASLRGANEDQIILPWNIRLCIAKQVASAVSYLHTAFAGPIIHRDLKPSCLFLDDDYVPKLHNFSLSITIPPMESDVEDDVTGTIGYIDPVYLWSNRITEKTDVYSFGVLLLVFLTGRECWAFLGVEGIPMIPYVRGCDGRIGEIVDPKIYEEVRGNEQVQQQLHDFLELALLCIRDDIEGRPYMVDVARELIRIEEFVLAS